A single Symbiobacterium thermophilum IAM 14863 DNA region contains:
- a CDS encoding GerAB/ArcD/ProY family transporter produces the protein MKIWISGGLYASVLVVTQFIMQYVMLPRLLLESAGQEAWITVLILGVYALVVALAVVWIACRFPDRDPLKAIRCTLGSWATYPIVLLYCAFNVLIYAMSLSDVQTFTKILLLPDTPAWVLAVMIALFTIYTVLQGVEPIARTAYGVLVPLVLVILVLPFGVGKEIRLLQIDPFLWKGFSGVLRGAWLALPWAGQSLIVLSLMRHLSLRVNPYKWTLIGVGSAHLALAIMVLLISLVFGSILPSRLLYPGHELFAIVALTESIERIQAGIMVLWLCGSLINITLHLYVAVEEGSLALGIQRRGWITLILGAAGVFLAQWAGGALYRRSIAREAWWIGMHIAGQLAVLALLGLATLLIRMRQGAGTSA, from the coding sequence GTGAAGATCTGGATCAGCGGCGGACTCTACGCTTCGGTGTTGGTTGTGACGCAGTTCATCATGCAGTACGTGATGCTTCCCCGGTTGCTGCTGGAAAGCGCCGGTCAGGAAGCCTGGATCACCGTGCTCATCCTGGGCGTGTACGCGCTGGTCGTTGCCCTGGCGGTGGTCTGGATCGCCTGCCGCTTCCCTGACCGGGATCCCCTGAAGGCGATCCGGTGCACCCTGGGGTCCTGGGCAACCTACCCCATCGTCCTGCTGTACTGCGCGTTCAACGTGCTGATCTACGCCATGTCGCTCAGTGACGTGCAGACCTTCACCAAGATCCTCCTGCTGCCGGACACCCCGGCCTGGGTGTTGGCGGTCATGATTGCCCTGTTCACGATCTACACCGTGCTCCAGGGGGTGGAGCCTATCGCCCGCACCGCCTACGGCGTGCTGGTGCCGCTCGTCCTGGTGATCCTCGTCCTGCCCTTCGGCGTGGGGAAGGAGATCCGGCTGCTTCAGATCGATCCGTTCCTGTGGAAGGGGTTCTCCGGCGTCCTGCGCGGCGCGTGGCTCGCCCTGCCCTGGGCGGGCCAGTCCCTCATCGTGCTCAGCCTCATGCGCCACCTGAGCCTCCGGGTGAACCCGTACAAGTGGACGCTGATCGGGGTGGGCAGCGCGCACCTCGCGCTGGCGATCATGGTCCTCCTGATCAGCCTGGTGTTCGGTTCGATCCTGCCGTCTCGCCTTCTGTATCCGGGACACGAGCTGTTCGCGATCGTCGCGCTGACGGAGTCCATCGAGCGCATTCAGGCGGGAATCATGGTGCTCTGGCTCTGCGGCAGCTTGATCAACATCACGCTGCACCTGTACGTGGCGGTGGAGGAGGGCAGCCTGGCGCTGGGGATTCAGCGGCGGGGATGGATCACGCTGATCCTGGGCGCGGCGGGGGTGTTCCTGGCGCAGTGGGCAGGCGGGGCCCTGTACCGCCGGTCCATCGCCAGGGAGGCGTGGTGGATCGGGATGCACATCGCGGGGCAACTGGCCGTGCTGGCTCTGCTGGGCCTGGCCACGCTCCTGATCCGCATGCGACAGGGGGCGGGGACGAGTGCGTAG
- a CDS encoding lysoplasmalogenase: MLEPLSVAIGLAGMGDLFAIWRGIRWLRYVFKPGTMLLIIALAATGLPEAGAFGYLVLAGLLFSVAGDVFLVLPQNRFLAGLVSFFCAHVLYIAAFAVRRAGWGLLDGALLAGLAAAGVLFFRRMRPGVRREGGNRMLLATGVYLAAITLMVAAAVGTRLPATAAGALLFYLSDAILAWNRFVRPLPRANLGVMSAYFLGQYLIAVSVLIGG; encoded by the coding sequence GTGCTCGAGCCGCTTTCCGTGGCCATCGGCCTTGCCGGCATGGGCGATCTGTTCGCCATCTGGCGGGGCATTCGCTGGCTGCGGTACGTGTTCAAGCCGGGGACGATGCTCCTGATTATCGCCCTGGCGGCCACCGGGCTGCCGGAGGCCGGAGCCTTCGGGTATCTGGTGCTGGCGGGCCTGCTCTTCTCCGTCGCGGGCGACGTCTTCCTGGTCCTGCCGCAAAACCGCTTCCTGGCGGGGCTGGTGTCCTTCTTCTGTGCGCACGTCCTGTACATCGCCGCATTTGCGGTGCGCCGGGCCGGCTGGGGTCTCCTCGATGGCGCGCTGCTGGCGGGGCTGGCCGCCGCAGGGGTGCTCTTCTTCCGCCGGATGAGGCCGGGCGTGCGCCGGGAGGGCGGAAACCGCATGCTCCTGGCCACCGGCGTGTACCTGGCCGCGATCACGCTCATGGTGGCGGCGGCCGTCGGCACGCGGCTGCCCGCCACGGCGGCGGGGGCGCTGCTTTTCTACCTTTCGGACGCCATCCTGGCCTGGAACCGGTTTGTGCGGCCCCTGCCCCGGGCCAACCTCGGGGTGATGAGCGCCTACTTTCTGGGGCAGTACCTCATCGCGGTGAGCGTGCTCATCGGGGGATAA
- a CDS encoding ABC transporter permease, whose amino-acid sequence MSGWTGFVRNPVFLREVRVRMRGWRTPGIIVLYVGLLGLLAILIFAAAMQGSRPTGFAPEVGAVIYAALAMFQLVLLILAVPGLAAGAIAGERERQTLDLLLVTRLSAAQVVVGKLLAATGFALLLMFASLPVFGLIFLFGGFSLSRLGLSAVVYVVTVLLLGAVSLYFSALYRRTQTAVVAAYGVVTTWTLLSPLFGALTYHVFFDEHPPLWGLIFAYTNPAFGLAAAAGQPLETMTRLYSPILTTDAAREAIWWKYCLIALGLIALLLWRTVRRVDPARAPAGR is encoded by the coding sequence GTGAGCGGATGGACCGGCTTCGTGCGCAACCCGGTTTTCCTCCGGGAGGTGCGGGTGCGGATGCGGGGCTGGCGGACCCCGGGGATTATCGTGCTCTACGTGGGGCTCCTGGGGCTGCTGGCGATCCTGATCTTCGCGGCCGCGATGCAGGGCAGCCGGCCCACGGGCTTCGCGCCCGAGGTGGGCGCCGTCATCTACGCGGCCCTCGCGATGTTCCAACTGGTGCTCCTCATCCTGGCCGTTCCCGGCCTGGCCGCCGGGGCGATCGCCGGGGAGCGGGAGCGGCAGACCCTGGACCTGCTGCTGGTCACCCGGCTCAGCGCGGCCCAGGTGGTGGTGGGCAAGCTGCTGGCGGCCACCGGTTTCGCCCTGCTGCTCATGTTCGCCTCGCTGCCGGTGTTCGGGCTGATCTTCCTCTTCGGCGGGTTCTCGCTCTCCCGGCTGGGGCTCTCGGCGGTCGTCTACGTGGTGACGGTGCTGCTGCTGGGAGCCGTCTCCCTCTACTTCAGCGCCCTCTATCGGCGCACCCAGACCGCCGTGGTCGCCGCCTACGGCGTCGTCACCACCTGGACCCTCCTGTCCCCGCTGTTCGGCGCGCTGACGTACCACGTGTTCTTCGACGAGCATCCGCCGCTCTGGGGGCTGATCTTCGCCTACACCAACCCCGCCTTCGGCCTGGCCGCGGCGGCCGGGCAGCCGCTGGAGACGATGACCCGGCTGTACTCGCCCATCCTCACCACCGACGCGGCCCGGGAAGCGATCTGGTGGAAGTACTGCCTGATCGCCCTGGGGTTGATCGCCCTGCTGCTCTGGCGTACGGTGCGGCGGGTCGACCCCGCTCGGGCTCCCGCCGGGCGCTGA
- a CDS encoding Ger(x)C family spore germination protein produces the protein MRRRMRLLALSVLLALGSALLSGCWSRVELNDIGLVLGLAVDVGEEEPVRVTLYVPRPLSPEQGGGIGGDQEPIWVVAREADNFSDALALIRLASARRLVFHHLRVVLIGEEYARKHGIGDVLDVLATNHEIRLTVRPFLVEGRAQEVLETLPQLRALQPFNLTGILQTKGGLEWRLKDVLVARASDTHSVWMPTIQVVPRPAITANSPPTAVTLSGVALFRRDYLQRILEPAAYQVIAWFLGNPSGFTITAPCPTGGNGSVSAQVVSGRTRVRPRWQDGGIAFKVEITSNVNIMRSECEMAEVKHAEVREHLEQVLASDLRERIAQFIRITQEAVTDPVGFGKHAQLAFPRFYKTMEDKWGENFWPNTPVEVAVKMTVDQAGLVTGPVHPTERELRERVH, from the coding sequence GTGCGTAGGCGGATGCGGCTGCTGGCGCTGTCCGTGCTCCTGGCGCTCGGGTCGGCCCTGCTCTCGGGCTGCTGGAGCCGCGTCGAGCTCAACGACATCGGCCTGGTGCTGGGGCTCGCCGTGGATGTGGGGGAAGAGGAGCCGGTGCGGGTGACGCTCTACGTGCCGCGACCTCTGTCACCCGAGCAGGGCGGCGGCATCGGGGGCGACCAGGAGCCGATATGGGTCGTGGCGCGCGAGGCCGACAATTTCTCCGACGCGCTGGCCCTGATCCGGCTGGCCTCGGCCCGACGGCTTGTCTTCCACCACCTGCGGGTGGTGCTCATCGGCGAGGAGTACGCCCGCAAACACGGCATCGGCGACGTGCTGGACGTCCTGGCCACCAACCACGAGATCCGGCTCACGGTGCGCCCGTTCCTGGTGGAGGGGAGAGCCCAGGAAGTGCTGGAGACCCTGCCGCAACTGCGCGCCCTGCAGCCCTTCAACCTCACCGGCATCCTCCAGACCAAGGGCGGGCTGGAGTGGCGGCTGAAGGACGTCCTGGTGGCCAGAGCATCGGACACGCACTCCGTGTGGATGCCGACCATCCAGGTGGTGCCCCGCCCGGCCATCACGGCCAACTCGCCCCCGACGGCCGTCACCCTCAGCGGCGTGGCCCTCTTTCGCCGCGATTACCTCCAGCGGATCCTCGAGCCTGCCGCCTACCAGGTGATCGCCTGGTTCCTGGGGAACCCCAGCGGATTCACGATCACCGCACCCTGCCCGACCGGGGGTAACGGGTCGGTTTCCGCCCAGGTCGTCAGCGGCCGGACGCGCGTCCGGCCCCGCTGGCAGGACGGCGGCATCGCCTTCAAGGTCGAGATCACCAGCAACGTCAACATCATGCGCTCGGAGTGTGAGATGGCCGAAGTCAAGCACGCGGAGGTGCGGGAGCATCTGGAGCAGGTGCTGGCGTCCGACCTGCGCGAGCGGATCGCACAGTTCATCCGCATCACCCAGGAGGCCGTGACCGATCCCGTCGGCTTCGGCAAGCACGCCCAACTGGCGTTTCCCCGGTTCTACAAGACGATGGAGGACAAGTGGGGCGAAAACTTCTGGCCGAACACCCCGGTGGAGGTGGCCGTGAAGATGACGGTTGATCAGGCCGGGCTCGTCACCGGGCCGGTCCACCCGACCGAGCGGGAACTGCGCGAGCGCGTCCATTAA
- a CDS encoding spore germination protein translates to MRLPVDHQKIIQYLRRWQVAPADALAAQVEACGGAWLPDEVQLALAAEKGNMPVSPALAENREMVRTLMGYSSDLLERSLYLGANRVPAALFCVDGLAERMQVMTILESLAVQSHREAVPTDSVDGCLRTLQQMIPSVTLRSVTSLGQALEALVTGDTILFVDGMPFALVLPTDGPPGRQPDEPLTEPVVRGPKDGFTETLSDNLALIRRRIRDDRLRIERFTLGERSKTRVVIIYLMGIAPPEMVQEVRNRIGRIQADAVLESGHIEELIEDDPFTIFPLLKVTERPDVATAGMLEGKVAVLVDGSPNVLLMPSTLVAEMQSPEDYYHRWPISSFVRALRYLYLLIAFLGPSIYVAITTFHQELIPTNLLTNLIAAREGVPFPAVMEALMMELTMEALREAGVRLPKVVGQAVSIVGALVIGESAVQAGLVSPVMVIVVALTAISSFIIPLYAMSLAVRLLRFFLIVLAGTFGFFGIVVGLMALFVHLNTLRSFGVPYLSPIVPPTLADQRDVFIRVPWWAIRRRPRFMPAVDYPRSGPDNRPRPPQPQGGQAR, encoded by the coding sequence GTGCGACTGCCGGTGGACCACCAGAAGATCATCCAGTATCTGCGCCGCTGGCAGGTGGCGCCGGCCGACGCCCTGGCGGCGCAGGTGGAGGCCTGCGGGGGGGCCTGGCTGCCGGACGAGGTCCAGCTGGCCCTGGCCGCCGAGAAGGGCAACATGCCCGTCAGCCCTGCGCTGGCGGAGAACCGGGAAATGGTGCGGACGCTGATGGGCTACAGCTCGGATCTGCTGGAACGGAGCCTGTACCTCGGCGCGAACCGGGTGCCCGCGGCGCTTTTCTGCGTGGACGGCCTGGCGGAACGGATGCAGGTGATGACGATCCTCGAGTCGCTGGCGGTCCAGAGCCACCGGGAGGCGGTGCCCACCGACTCCGTGGACGGCTGCCTCAGGACGCTGCAGCAGATGATCCCCAGCGTTACGCTCCGGTCGGTGACCAGCCTCGGGCAGGCCCTGGAGGCGCTGGTGACCGGCGACACCATCCTCTTCGTGGACGGGATGCCCTTCGCACTGGTGCTGCCCACCGACGGGCCGCCCGGCCGTCAGCCCGACGAGCCGCTCACCGAACCGGTGGTGCGGGGGCCGAAGGATGGCTTCACCGAGACCCTGTCGGACAACCTGGCCCTCATCCGCCGTCGCATCCGGGATGATCGGCTGCGGATCGAGCGGTTCACCCTGGGGGAGCGTTCGAAGACCCGTGTGGTGATCATCTACCTCATGGGCATTGCGCCGCCGGAGATGGTCCAGGAGGTCCGCAACCGCATCGGCCGCATCCAGGCGGATGCGGTGCTGGAAAGCGGCCATATTGAGGAACTGATTGAGGACGATCCCTTCACGATCTTCCCGCTCCTGAAGGTCACCGAGCGGCCCGATGTGGCCACCGCGGGGATGCTGGAAGGCAAGGTGGCCGTGCTGGTGGACGGCTCGCCGAACGTGCTGCTCATGCCCTCGACGCTGGTGGCGGAGATGCAGTCTCCGGAGGACTACTACCACCGCTGGCCGATCTCGTCCTTCGTCCGGGCCCTGCGGTACCTTTACCTCCTCATCGCCTTCCTGGGCCCCTCGATCTACGTCGCGATCACCACCTTCCATCAGGAGCTGATTCCCACCAACCTGCTCACGAACCTGATCGCGGCGCGCGAAGGGGTCCCGTTCCCGGCCGTGATGGAGGCGCTGATGATGGAGCTCACGATGGAGGCCCTGCGGGAGGCCGGCGTGCGGCTGCCCAAGGTGGTGGGGCAGGCGGTGTCCATCGTGGGCGCGTTGGTCATCGGCGAGTCGGCCGTGCAGGCCGGTCTCGTCTCGCCGGTCATGGTGATCGTCGTGGCGCTGACCGCGATCTCCTCGTTCATCATCCCGCTGTACGCGATGTCGCTGGCCGTGCGGCTCCTGCGCTTCTTCCTCATCGTCCTGGCCGGCACGTTCGGCTTCTTCGGCATCGTCGTGGGACTGATGGCGCTGTTCGTCCACCTGAACACCCTCCGTTCCTTCGGCGTGCCGTACCTGTCGCCCATCGTGCCGCCCACCCTCGCGGATCAGCGCGACGTGTTCATCCGGGTCCCCTGGTGGGCCATCAGGCGCCGGCCGCGGTTCATGCCCGCGGTGGACTACCCGCGCAGCGGCCCGGACAACCGGCCCCGTCCCCCGCAGCCACAGGGAGGCCAAGCCCGGTGA
- a CDS encoding ABC transporter ATP-binding protein, whose protein sequence is MLRVEGLAKRFGDVEAVRDVSFTVEPGAIYGFVGPNGAGKTTTMKIIATLLRPDAGSVFIGDTDALKRPGEARTRLGYMPDFFGVYDNLKVDEYMQFYADCYDVPTDGRDRLIGSLLGLVGLADKRGAYVDTLSRGMKQRLCLARSLVHDPDVLILDEPASGLDPRNRVEMREILLELSRRGKTILISSHILAELAEMCTHIGIIHAGRMVASGPVEQILREAGARVIEVRIAGAPADDGSARAAELARAVPGVRSVSVDDGALRVALDGDDQAAAELLARLVQAGLPVAHFAEVKSKLEDVFMAITGGEEQ, encoded by the coding sequence ATGCTCAGGGTAGAAGGACTGGCCAAGCGCTTCGGCGATGTGGAGGCGGTGAGGGACGTCAGTTTCACCGTGGAGCCCGGGGCCATCTATGGCTTCGTCGGCCCCAACGGCGCCGGCAAGACCACCACGATGAAGATCATCGCGACCCTCCTCAGGCCCGACGCCGGAAGCGTGTTCATCGGGGACACCGATGCGCTGAAGCGGCCCGGGGAGGCGCGCACACGGCTGGGCTACATGCCCGACTTCTTCGGGGTGTATGACAACCTTAAGGTCGACGAGTATATGCAGTTCTACGCTGACTGCTACGATGTGCCCACCGACGGGCGGGACCGGCTGATCGGTTCGCTGTTGGGGCTGGTCGGCCTCGCCGACAAGCGGGGGGCCTACGTCGACACCCTGTCCCGGGGTATGAAGCAGCGGCTCTGCCTGGCCCGCTCCCTGGTGCACGACCCCGACGTCCTGATCCTCGACGAGCCGGCCTCCGGGCTGGATCCCCGCAACCGGGTGGAGATGCGGGAGATCCTCCTGGAACTGAGTCGCCGGGGAAAGACGATCCTGATCTCGTCGCACATCCTGGCCGAGCTGGCGGAGATGTGCACCCACATCGGGATCATCCACGCCGGGCGGATGGTGGCCTCGGGGCCCGTGGAGCAGATCCTGCGGGAGGCCGGCGCCCGGGTGATCGAGGTGCGGATCGCCGGCGCCCCGGCGGACGACGGTTCGGCGCGGGCGGCGGAGCTGGCCCGGGCGGTGCCGGGCGTGCGCAGCGTCTCCGTGGACGACGGGGCCCTGCGGGTGGCGCTGGACGGCGACGACCAGGCGGCGGCGGAGCTGCTGGCCCGACTCGTGCAGGCCGGACTCCCGGTGGCGCACTTTGCCGAGGTCAAGTCGAAGCTGGAGGACGTCTTCATGGCGATCACGGGGGGTGAGGAGCAGTGA